Proteins from a genomic interval of Neodiprion lecontei isolate iyNeoLeco1 chromosome 2, iyNeoLeco1.1, whole genome shotgun sequence:
- the LOC107216596 gene encoding aurora kinase C, whose translation MLKGKENQPRAGVPQMGTGLKINNIKQLRISKGTTVLTEISAPINTKKQTISEDIKEAPNKTNVVKNISEDENTERKKTMDLMPPPPPPKLLPPAKATQSSTESHSKNSSTEADSKSAGKVKAAQTNAKNDSENDKKWVLADFDIGRPLGKGKFGNVYLAREKKSKYIIAMKVLFKAQIKTAEVEHQVKREIEIQTHLRHPNILRMYGYFHDDRRIYLILEYAPKGELFKELKAQPNERFDEVRTATYISQLADALKYCHSKKVIHRDIKPENLLLGSKGELKIADFGWSVHAPGSKRETLCGTLDYLPPEMVLGATHDHTVDVWGVGVLCYECLVGKPPFLATTYKDTYNKIKEADYRCPSYVSDGARNLISQLLVVNPEHRLSLAGILNHPWIVSNRTMEPTKQ comes from the exons ATgttgaaaggaaaagaaaaccaACCAAGAGCTGGAGTTCCGCAGATGGGTACCGGgctaaaaattaacaatattaaACAGCTAAGGATCTCCAAGGGAACGACAGTGCTGACGGAAATTAGTGCACCGATAAATACCAAGAAGCAAACAATTTCTGAAGATATAAAAGAGGCGCCAAATAAAACTAATGTAGTAAAGAATATAAGCGAGGATGAAAacacagagagaaaaaaaacaatggaTTTAATGCCACCGCCACCACCCCCAAAATTACTTCCACCTGCAAAAGCTACTCAGTCTAGTACAGAAAGTCATAGCAAGAACTCTTCAACTGAAGCTGATTCAAAATCTGCAGGGAAGGTCAAAGCTGCTCAAACTAACGCCAAGAACGATTCGGAAAATGATAAGAAATGGGTTCTTGCTGATTTCGATATAGGACGGCCTTTgggaaaaggaaaatttgGGAATGTTTATCTAGCCAGAGAGAAAAAGTCCAAGTATATTATAGCTATGAAGGTGCTTTTCAAAGCTCAGATAAAAACAGCTGAAGTTGAACATCAAGTCAAAAGAGAGATAGAAATTCAAACGCATCTGAG ACATCCAAATATTTTGAGAATGTATGGATACTTCCATGACGACAGAAGGATTTATTTGATCTTGGAGTATGCACCGAAAGGAGAATTATTCAAGGAATTGAAAGCACAACCAAATGAAAGATTTGATGAAGTGAG AACGGCTACTTACATTTCTCAGTTGGCTGATGCGCTCAAGTACTGTCACAGTAAGAAAGTTATTCATAGGGACATTAAGCCTGAAAATTTGTTGCTTGGAAGTAAaggagaattgaaaattgctgATTTTGGATGGTCGGTTCACGCACCTGGGTCCAAAAGAGAAACTCTGTGTGGAACTTTAGACTATTTACCACCAGAAATGGTCCTAGGTGCGACACACGACCACACTGTAGATGTATGGGGAGTTGGTGTACTCTGCTATGAATGTCTGGTTGGCAAACCCCCATTTCTCGCTACAACATACAAAGACACCTACAACAAGATCAAAGAAGCTGATTATAGATGTCCTTCCTACGTCAGCGACGGAGCCCGAAATCTCATTTCTCAG cTACTGGTTGTGAATCCTGAACATCGATTATCGTTAGCCGGCATTTTAAACCATCCCTGGATTGTATCTAACCGAACCATGGAACCAACGAAACAATGA
- the LOC107216595 gene encoding eukaryotic translation initiation factor 3 subunit D, with translation MSEEGGQVEDDVKKIDKVPHFVAPAVQNNSTGWGPCEMPDQFKDIPYQPFSKGDRLGKISDWTGAAFQDKKFTNKYASQFGSGSQYAYYHEEDESTFHLVDTTRVQKPPYQRGRFRQNQRNMRGRGGQRGGVSQMQQLGRIKLRERDRKGQPKRWGRQQGFRNHKNQPPIKIRDASVTVRPDWVTIEEMDFPRLTKLSLPGVKDVEDILCCGSLEYYDKAYDRVNVKNEKPLQRIDRIFHTVTTTDDPIIRKLSKTEGTVYATDAILATIMCCTRSNYSWDIVIEKIGDKLFFDKRDNTEFDLLTVNETSVEPPQDDGNSLNSPRNLALEATFINHNFSQQVLKSNEPRYKFEEGNPFISEEEEGDVASVAYRYRKWDLNNGVVLICRCEHDAVMQGPNNELQFLTIKALNEWDSKLANGVEWRQKLDTQRGAVLANELRNNACKLAKWTVQALLAGSDQLKFGYVSRAMVRDSSKHVILGTQQYKPNEFATQINLNMDNAWGILRCIIDICMKQKDGKFLIMKDPNKPMIRLYDIPDNTFESEGEEDEDDDEPGNDAFQS, from the exons ATGAGCGAGGAAGGCGGACAGGTGGAAGACGATGTGAAGAAGATCGACAAGGTACCTCACTTTGTCGCACCGGCTGTACAAAACAACTCTACGGGATGGGGTCCGTGCGAAATGCCGGATCAATTCAAGGATATACCCTATCAACCGTTCTCGAAGGGCGACAGGCTCGGCAAG ATATCGGACTGGACCGGAGCCGCCTTTCAGGATAAAAAGTTCACTA ACAAATATGCGTCTCAGTTTGGCTCTGGCAGCCAGTACGCCTATTATCACGAGGAGGATGAGTCTACTTTCCATTTGGTGGACACAACCAGAGTGCAGAAGCCTCCGTACCAACGTGGTAGATTCCGCCAGAATCAGCGTAACATGAGAGGTCGTGGTGGACAGCGAGGCGGAGTTAGTCAGATGCAGCAGCTAGGAAGGATTAAGCTCAGAGAACGCGATCGAAAGGGACAGCCCAAGCGCTGGGGTCGCCAGCAAGGCTTTAGAAACCATAAGAATCAGCCACCGATCAAAATCCGTGATGCTTCTGTTACTGTCAGGCCTGACTGGGTCACCATTGAGGAGATGGACTTCCCAAGATTGACCAAGCTCTCTTTGCCTGGCGTCAAGGATGTCGAGGACATACTTTGCTGCGGGTCTTTGGAGTATTACGACAAAGCTTACGACAGAGTTAACGTCAAGAATGAAAAACCACTGCAGCGTATCGACCGTATATTCCATACTGTCACGACTACGGACGACCCGATAATTCGTAAATTGTCCAAGACAGAGGGCACTGTATACGCAACTGATGCTATTTTGGCTACAATCATGTGCTGCACCCGCAGCAATTACTCGTGGGACATTGTCATTGAAAAGATTGGAGACAAGCTGTTCTTTGACAAGAGAGACAATACAGAATTCGATCTTTTGACAGTAAACGAAACAAGTGTCGAACCTCCCCAAGATGACGGCAATTCTCTCAATTCTCCACGGAATTTAGCTCTTGAAGCTACTTTTATCAACCACAACTTCTCCCAGCAAGTTCTTAAATCAAACGAACCGAGATACAAGTTTGAAGAAGGTAATCCGTTCATCTCTGAAGAAGAGGAAGGTGATGTTGCCAGCGTTGCTTACCGTTACAGGAAATGGGACTTGAATAATGGCGTTGTGCTCATATGCCGTTGCGAACATGATGCTGTCATGCAAGGACCAAACAACGAACTGCAGTTCTTAACTATCAAGGCCTTGAACGAGTGGGATTCTAAACTTGCTAATGGTGTTGAATGGAGACAGAAATTGGACACTCAGCGGGGTGCAGTTTTGGCTAATGAGCTCAGAAACAATGCCTGCAAGCTCGCCAAGTGGACGGTACAGGCTCTGCTCGCAGGATCTGATCAGTTGAAATTCGGGTACGTTTCTCGTGCCATGGTACGCGATTCTAGTAAGCACGTTATCCTGGGAACACAGCAGTACAAGCCGAATGAGTTCGCGACGCAAATTAATCTGAACATGGACAACGCATGGGGTATTCTGCGTTGCATCATTGATATTTGCATGAAGCAAAAAGACGGGAAATTCTTGATCATGAAAGATCCGAATAAGCCTATGATTCGGCTTTATGATATTCCCGACAATACTTTCGAGAGTGAGGGTGAAGAGGATGAAGATGATGATGAACCAGGAAATGACGCTTTTCAGAGTTAA
- the LOC107216597 gene encoding leucine-rich repeat-containing protein 45-like has product MKMLKDHELFVLLCEKRGLKPPSDVLEAIKNASATGELQLSRVSILVPICEVIAQVLMSSSAIKRMDLSDCMLNLSKSLSCILNALCEGSNMTSLNLKGNNIHGPTVAQLGQVLVHNNTLKLLNVEWNSLGSHVDSFTKFCDGLTKNHNIEELDLRYNQISPYCAEALCKVLRLNKSLKVLDLAWNTIGLQGGQLLLTGMQENKNIVKLNLHGNCIPADIVHLIEERTRSNQSRRMISVTSMTKEIEKAKSFLQVTDNKEKIVSFTDSDSTIQSRLKYRRKKKKRVELFKKEIPSGMTDDSMEKTSNESDTNSLTNLLVPAEENLKRDEPRNDISGDDSRKNNKICSSSADAATNKIKELNQILQDRTTAINLLTNEVGVKAAEIEAVRSQIDQLRTELERVKEERDKLTGEKTREILDLKENHKEIEEGWKKVHKELEDAYHKALLHKKEYEVRIRRYERDIHRSSLEISSLKEKIISITQTYEDLVLKDKTEMHRLRREIKERESRHKNEISIVKNTLRDTTQALEDCQMQLQKSRSELRDVTESQLTLKAKINEMEHLNVRYSRSEESLHRVKEEKENLEEKIEESQRTVSSLQRQVVALQSELVEPQRRYELLNDELIQEKEKTSRLKEELAEERERAKEQSIQIQKMTLQITALNTQINDIRSSHADTLRERDKERTQLKDIIAMKEREINDLKAEEVQRAGQLYAAFSKYLGSRGPNPVL; this is encoded by the exons ATGAAGATGCTTAAGGATCACGAACTCTTCGTACTACTGTGTGAAAAACGCGGCCTCAAACCACCTTCCGATGTCTTAGAAGCTATCAAAAATGCTAG tgCAACCGGAGAGCTCCAGCTTTCCCGCGTTTCAATACTGGTACCGATCTGCGAAGTAATTGCTCAAGTATTGATGTCTAGTTCAGCAATAAAGCGGATGGACCTGAGCGACTGCATGCTAAATCTGTCGAAGAGTCTCAGTTGTATTTTAAACGCTCTGTGCGAGGGCTCGAACATGACGTCGCTGAATTTGAAAGGAAACAACATCCACGGTCCGACTGTTGCCCAGCTAGGACAAGTACTCGTTCACAACAATACGCTGAAGTTGTTAAACGTCGAATGGAACAGCTTGGGTTCACACGTTGATTCGTTTACCAAATTTTGCGACGGTTTAACTAAAAATCACAACATAGAGGAATTGGATTTACGTTATAATCAGATATCCCCGTATTGCGCCGAGGCGTTGTGCAAAGTTTTGAGATTGAACAAGTCTTTGAAAGTTCTCGACCTCGCGTGGAACACTATCGGTCTTCAGGGAGGGCAGCTCCTCCTAACCGGAATGCAAGAGAACAAAAACATAGTGAAATTAAATCTGCACGGGAATTGTATACCCGCGGATATAGTGCACTTGATAGAAGAGCGAACCCGTAGCAATCAGAGTCGAAGAATGATTTCTGTAACAAGCATGAccaaagaaatcgaaaaagcCAAATCGTTTCTGCAGGTGACAGATAATAAAGAGAAGATCGTCTCGTTCACGGACAGCGACAGCACAATTCAGAGCCGTCTGAAATacaggagaaaaaagaaaaaacgcgtcgaattatttaaaaaagaaattcccAGCGGCATGACCGATGATTCGATGGAAAAAACTAGTAACGAATCGGACACGAATTCTCTGACAAACCTGCTCGTTCCCGCggaggaaaatttgaaaagagatGAGCCACGGAACGATATTTCCGGGGACGATTCCaggaagaataataaaatatgctCGAGTTCCGCCGATGCTGcgacgaataaaataaaagaactcAATCAGATATTGCAGGACCGTACGACCGCGATAAATCTCTTGACGAACGAAGTCGGGGTCAAAGCTGCTGAAATCGAAGCTGTGAGGTCGCAAATCGATCAACTGCGGACAGAACTGGAACGGGTGAAAGAAGAACGCGATAAACTAACCGGTGAAAAAACAAGAGAGATTCTTGACTTAAAGGAAAATCACAAGGAAATTGAGGAGGGTTGGAAAAAGGTTCACAAAGAACTGGAAGATGCGTACCACAAAGCGTTGTTGCATAAAAAAGAATACGAGGTAAGGATCCGCCGGTATGAGAGGGACATACACAGGAGTTCGTTGGAAATATCATCGCTGAAGGAGAAAATCATTTCGATTACACAAACTTACGAGGATCTAGTATTAAAGGATAAAACAGAGATGCACAGACTGAGAAGAGAGATTAAAGAGCGTGAGAGCAGACACAAAAACGAGATAAGCATTGTTAAGAATACCTTGAGAGACACGACGCAAGCTTTAGAAGACTGCCAGATGCAGTTACAAAAGAGTAGGAGCGAACTCAGGGACGTTACGGAATCTCAGTTGACTTTGAAGGCGAAAATCAATGAGATGGAGCACCTAAACGTGAGGTACTCACGGTCAGAGGAGTCCTTACATAGAGttaaagaagagaaagaaaatctgGAGGAAAAGATAGAGGAAAGCCAACGCACAGTGAGCAGTTTACAGCGTCAAGTCGTCGCACTTCAAAGCGAACTCGTCGAGCCTCAACGACGGTATGAATTGCTCAACGATGAGCTGATCCAAGAGAAGGAAAAGACCAGTAGACTTAAAGAGGAATTGGCGGAAGAACGGGAACGGGCCAAGGAACAAagtattcaaattcaaaaaatgaccTTGCAGATAACTGCCTTGAACACGCAAATCAATGACATACGATCTAGTCACGCGGACACGCTCAGGGAAAGAGATAAGGAAAGAACACAGCTCAAAGATATCATTGCCATGAAGGAACGCGAGATTAACGATCTAAA AGCTGAAGAAGTCCAAAGAGCTGGTCAGCTTTACGCGGCATTCAGTAAATACCTCGGATCCAGAGGACCAAATCCAGTTTTATGA
- the LOC107216580 gene encoding uncharacterized protein LOC107216580 isoform X4, which yields MLTLMCPNCRHRFPAPGCCDSSLMPSMPRDQFSTTCGGDFLVPRGYLHGGGCVINSPTILQGPAIIHGLGAAQDALYNNQNEFTNLILRSDQPKLEQQFQMDGKSGSRSSSPIDGRISSHSQIGDTRDLTATGKKRNIEALIPEPNPQRGIFQNPHPMLFPPPSGCQELPGTRASVDSGSAGTAFDFRFPEAEDYADWTRRKNGEVPKLTGSVGPANMTKSSAVSAAAGTVIQVNATLQLPPNVGQCTVSITATANSVPSSSSSRSRNNFHGGGIVEPEAFGNAGYGCDREDNSPTTPVSWVLPFPWGTNGNSGNNSTDLERISAAQRVLQISGWYHEGLSWQQSAALLNNSPVGSWLMRDSSDKRYMYAVSVQTARGPTAVRVHYLCGKFRLDAEPRMAPLMPMFDCPIKMIEYYIEYSKKMKEQKEVWVDHSGQLYSQIYLTKPIAKEVRSLSHFARLAINRSKISTKELPAPLRNYITEYPYTE from the coding sequence ATGTTGACTCTGATGTGCCCAAACTGTCGACACCGATTCCCGGCACCGGGATGCTGCGATTCGTCGCTGATGCCGTCGATGCCGAGGGATCAGTTCTCGACGACCTGCGGGGGCGATTTTCTCGTGCCCCGAGGCTATCTTCACGGCGGAGGCTGCGTGATAAACTCACCGACCATCCTCCAGGGTCCCGCGATAATTCACGGATTGGGAGCGGCGCAGGACGCGCTTTACAACAACCAAAACGAATTCACGAATTTGATACTCCGTAGCGATCAGCCGAAACTTGAGCAGCAGTTTCAGATGGATGGGAAAAGCGGCAGCCGTTCCTCGTCGCCGATCGACGGTCGGATATCGTCTCACAGTCAGATCGGAGACACCCGGGATTTGACCGCAACGGGGAAGAAGCGTAACATCGAGGCATTGATCCCCGAGCCGAATCCCCAGAGGGGAATATTCCAGAACCCCCATCCGATGCTTTTCCCACCGCCGAGCGGGTGTCAGGAGCTTCCGGGAACGCGGGCGTCCGTGGATTCCGGCTCGGCGGGCACCGCCTTCGACTTCCGGTTCCCCGAGGCCGAGGATTACGCGGACTGGACGCGGAGGAAAAACGGCGAGGTGCCGAAATTGACAGGGTCGGTCGGTCCGGCGAACATGACGAAATCTTCGGCGGTTTCCGCCGCTGCCGGAACCGTCATCCAGGTCAACGCGACCCTCCAACTTCCGCCGAACGTCGGTCAGTGCACCGTCAGTATAACTGCGACAGCTAACTCCGTGCCGAGTTCGAGCAGCTCTAGGAGTCGGAACAACTTCCACGGCGGTGGAATCGTCGAACCCGAGGCTTTCGGGAATGCCGGATACGGCTGCGATCGCGAGGACAACAGCCCGACCACTCCCGTTTCCTGGGTACTGCCATTTCCCTGGGGAACGAACGGGAACTCCGGGAACAACAGCACCGACTTGGAGAGAATCAGCGCCGCTCAGAGGGTACTCCAGATATCCGGATGGTACCACGAGGGTCTCAGTTGGCAGCAGAGCGCCGCTCTACTGAACAATTCTCCGGTAGGATCGTGGCTGATGAGGGATAGCTCGGACAAGCGGTACATGTACGCCGTTTCCGTTCAAACTGCCCGTGGACCGACGGCCGTAAGGGTTCACTATCTCTGCGGGAAGTTTCGACTCGACGCCGAACCCCGCATGGCGCCGTTGATGCCGATGTTCGATTGCCCTATTAAAATGATCGAGTATTATATAGAGTACTCGAAGAAGATGAAGGAGCAGAAGGAGGTTTGGGTCGATCACAGCGGGCAGCTATACAGTCAGATTTATCTAACGAAACCTATTGCCAAGGAGGTCAGGTCCTTGTCACATTTTGCGAGGCTCGCTATTAACAGGAGCAAAATATCTACCAAGGAATTGCCGGCACCACTCAGGAATTATATTACGGAGTATCCTTACACCGAGTGA